From Bradyrhizobium symbiodeficiens, the proteins below share one genomic window:
- the ccoS gene encoding cbb3-type cytochrome oxidase assembly protein CcoS, with protein sequence MEILVILVPLALMLGGAGLVAFLWSLKSGQYDDLDGAAWRAIADDEPPQEAPAKR encoded by the coding sequence ATGGAGATCCTGGTCATCCTGGTCCCGCTGGCGCTGATGCTCGGAGGCGCCGGTCTGGTCGCCTTTCTCTGGTCGCTCAAAAGTGGCCAGTACGACGATCTCGATGGTGCTGCCTGGCGCGCGATCGCCGACGACGAGCCGCCGCAGGAGGCGCCGGCGAAGCGCTAG
- a CDS encoding cation-translocating P-type ATPase codes for MQVTRDFSHYVRTAGEGVQHIDLAVEGVHCAGCMAKIERGLSAIPDVTLARVNLTDRRVALEWKAGTLDPGKFIDRLEELGYKAYPFETESAEVAEVAESRFLLRCLGVAAFATMNVMMLSIPVWSGNVSDMLPEQRDFFHWLSALIALPAAAYAGQPFFRSAWRALSAKTTNMDVPISIGVILALGMSVVETIHHAEHAYFDAAIMLLTFLLVGRVLDQNMRRRTRAVAGNLAALKAETAAKFVGPDEISQVPVAAINPGDIVLLRPGERCAVDGTVIEGRSEIDQSLITGETLYVTAEQGTPVYAGSMNISGTLRVRVSAASEATLLAEITRLLDNALQARSRYMRLADRASRLYAPVVHATALITILGWVVAGASWHDAIVTGVAVLIITCPCALGLAIPTVQTIASGTMFKSGVLLNSGDAIERLAEADHVIFDKTGTLTLPDLEVMNAADIPADVFELAGRLALSSHHPVAAAVAQAAGARSPVVGATEEAGQGVRASVDGVELRLGRPSFCGAEALIGSTMVDPEASIVAFSKGSEKFVLSVRQGLRPDAKAVIAALKARNIGIEILSGDREPAVKAAAHVLEISEWRAGVTPADKIARIEELKQRGAKVLMVGDGMNDAPSLAAAHVSMSPISAAHLSQATADLVFLGRPLAPVVAAIDTSRKALHLMRQNLWLAIGYNVLAVPVAISGVVTPLIAAAAMSGSSILVMLNSLRARSKSREIA; via the coding sequence ATGCAAGTCACGCGGGATTTCTCGCACTATGTCCGCACCGCGGGCGAGGGCGTCCAGCACATCGATCTTGCGGTCGAAGGCGTTCACTGCGCCGGCTGCATGGCCAAGATCGAGCGTGGCCTCTCGGCCATCCCCGACGTCACCCTGGCCCGCGTCAATCTCACCGACCGTCGCGTCGCGCTGGAATGGAAGGCGGGAACGCTCGACCCCGGAAAGTTCATCGATCGCCTCGAAGAGCTTGGCTACAAGGCCTATCCGTTCGAGACCGAGAGCGCGGAAGTGGCGGAAGTCGCCGAATCGCGTTTCCTGCTGCGCTGCCTCGGCGTCGCCGCGTTCGCCACCATGAACGTGATGATGCTGTCGATCCCGGTGTGGTCGGGCAACGTCTCGGACATGCTGCCCGAGCAGCGCGACTTCTTCCACTGGCTCTCGGCGTTGATCGCGTTGCCGGCGGCAGCCTATGCCGGTCAGCCGTTCTTCCGCTCGGCCTGGCGCGCGTTGTCGGCAAAGACGACCAACATGGACGTTCCGATCTCGATCGGCGTGATCCTGGCGCTCGGCATGTCCGTGGTCGAGACCATCCACCATGCCGAGCACGCCTATTTCGACGCGGCGATCATGCTGCTGACTTTCCTGCTGGTCGGCCGCGTCCTCGACCAGAACATGCGGCGGCGGACCCGGGCGGTTGCCGGCAATCTCGCGGCGCTGAAGGCGGAGACGGCCGCGAAGTTCGTCGGCCCTGATGAAATCTCGCAGGTGCCGGTGGCCGCGATCAATCCAGGCGACATCGTGCTGCTGCGGCCCGGCGAGCGCTGCGCGGTCGACGGCACGGTGATCGAGGGACGTTCCGAGATCGACCAGAGCCTGATCACGGGCGAGACGCTCTATGTCACGGCCGAGCAGGGCACGCCGGTCTATGCGGGCTCGATGAACATCTCGGGCACGCTGCGGGTGCGGGTCTCGGCCGCGTCCGAGGCGACGCTGCTCGCCGAGATCACGCGGCTGCTCGACAACGCGCTGCAGGCGCGCTCGCGCTACATGCGGCTCGCCGACCGCGCCTCGCGGCTCTACGCGCCGGTGGTGCATGCGACCGCGCTCATCACCATCCTCGGCTGGGTCGTCGCCGGCGCGTCCTGGCATGATGCGATCGTGACGGGCGTAGCCGTGCTGATCATCACATGTCCCTGTGCGCTGGGGCTTGCCATTCCGACCGTGCAGACCATCGCCTCCGGCACGATGTTCAAGTCCGGGGTGCTGCTGAATTCCGGCGACGCAATCGAGCGGCTGGCCGAGGCGGACCATGTCATCTTCGACAAGACCGGCACGCTGACGCTGCCGGATCTCGAAGTGATGAATGCCGCCGACATTCCCGCCGATGTCTTCGAACTCGCCGGCCGGCTTGCGCTGTCGAGCCATCATCCGGTCGCGGCCGCCGTCGCGCAGGCGGCCGGCGCCAGATCGCCTGTTGTCGGCGCGACCGAAGAAGCCGGGCAAGGCGTCCGTGCGAGCGTGGACGGCGTCGAGCTTCGCCTTGGCCGCCCCTCCTTCTGCGGTGCAGAGGCGCTGATCGGCAGCACCATGGTCGATCCCGAAGCCTCCATCGTTGCTTTCAGCAAGGGCAGCGAAAAGTTCGTCCTCTCGGTCCGCCAGGGCCTGCGGCCGGATGCGAAGGCCGTGATCGCGGCGCTGAAGGCGCGTAACATCGGCATCGAGATTCTCTCCGGCGATCGCGAGCCGGCCGTGAAGGCGGCGGCCCATGTGCTTGAAATCTCCGAATGGCGTGCCGGCGTCACGCCGGCCGACAAGATCGCACGGATCGAGGAATTGAAGCAGCGCGGCGCCAAGGTGCTTATGGTCGGCGACGGCATGAACGATGCGCCGTCGCTCGCGGCAGCCCATGTCTCGATGTCGCCGATCTCGGCCGCGCATCTGAGCCAGGCCACCGCCGACCTGGTCTTCCTCGGCCGGCCACTGGCTCCGGTGGTCGCCGCCATCGACACCTCGCGCAAGGCGCTGCATCTGATGCGGCAGAACCTCTGGCTTGCGATCGGCTACAATGTGCTGGCGGTGCCGGTTGCGATCAGCGGCGTCGTGACGCCCCTGATCGCGGCTGCGGCCATGAGCGGATCCTCGATCCTGGTCATGCTGAATTCGCTGCGGGCGCGCAGCAAGTCGCGGGAGATCGCGTGA
- the ccoO gene encoding cytochrome-c oxidase, cbb3-type subunit II, giving the protein MSFWTRHQVFEKNSIILVVGILLVIAVGGLVEITPLFYLKSTIEKVDGVRPYTPLELAGRNVYVREGCYLCHSQMIRPLRDEVERYGHFSLAAESMFDHPFQWGSKRTGPDLARVGAKYSDDWHVTHLTNPRAIVPQSVMPGYPFLSQSEVDPDTIADHMRTLRTVGVPYTDDQIASAGADMKAQADPDNAGSDAFNKRYAKAVVRNFDGKVGSPTEMDALIAYLQMLGTLVDFKIYNEKANLR; this is encoded by the coding sequence ATGTCGTTCTGGACACGCCACCAAGTCTTCGAAAAGAACTCCATCATCCTGGTCGTCGGCATCCTGCTGGTGATCGCGGTCGGCGGTCTCGTCGAGATCACCCCGCTGTTCTACCTCAAGAGCACGATCGAGAAGGTCGACGGGGTCAGGCCCTACACGCCGCTGGAGCTCGCCGGGCGCAACGTCTACGTCCGCGAGGGCTGCTATCTCTGCCACTCGCAGATGATCCGTCCGCTGCGCGACGAGGTCGAGCGTTACGGCCACTTCTCGCTCGCCGCCGAGAGCATGTTCGACCACCCGTTCCAGTGGGGCTCCAAGCGTACCGGTCCCGACCTCGCCCGCGTCGGCGCCAAATATTCCGACGACTGGCACGTCACCCATCTGACCAACCCGCGCGCGATCGTGCCGCAGTCGGTGATGCCGGGTTATCCATTCCTCAGCCAGAGCGAGGTCGATCCGGACACGATCGCCGACCACATGCGGACGCTGAGGACGGTTGGCGTACCCTACACGGACGACCAGATCGCCAGCGCCGGCGCCGACATGAAGGCCCAGGCCGATCCGGACAACGCCGGCAGCGACGCCTTCAACAAGCGCTATGCCAAGGCCGTCGTACGCAATTTCGACGGCAAGGTCGGTTCGCCTACCGAGATGGACGCGCTGATCGCGTACCTGCAGATGCTCGGCACGCTGGTCGACTTCAAGATCTACAACGAGAAAGCCAATCTTCGCTGA
- a CDS encoding 3-hydroxybutyrate dehydrogenase: protein MNMPLKLQTSQPARALAGKVALVTGSTSGIGLGIARALAAAGADVVLNGLGVAAEIGRTREQIAAEFSVKASYSPADMTRPKSIAEMIAATIAQAGRLDILINNAGIQHVAPLEQFPVEKWEQILAINLTSAFHTTRLALPAMRQNRFGRIINIASAHGLVGSPFKAAYVAAKHGIVGLTKVTALETAEEGITCNAVCPGYVSTPLVEAQIDGQAKAHGISRDQVIRDVLLAQQPNKRFATVEELGALTVFLSTDAAASITGVALPVDGGWTAH from the coding sequence ATGAACATGCCGCTGAAGCTGCAGACATCTCAGCCCGCACGCGCGTTGGCCGGCAAGGTGGCGCTGGTCACGGGCTCGACCAGCGGTATCGGCCTCGGCATTGCACGTGCGCTGGCGGCGGCCGGCGCCGACGTTGTGTTGAACGGTCTTGGCGTCGCCGCCGAGATCGGCCGGACGCGGGAGCAGATCGCCGCCGAGTTCAGCGTCAAGGCGAGCTACTCTCCGGCCGACATGACGAGGCCAAAGTCGATTGCCGAGATGATCGCGGCGACCATCGCCCAGGCCGGCCGGCTCGACATCCTCATCAACAATGCCGGCATCCAGCATGTCGCGCCGCTCGAGCAGTTTCCGGTCGAGAAATGGGAGCAGATTCTCGCCATCAATTTGACTTCGGCATTCCACACGACGCGGCTCGCGCTACCCGCGATGCGCCAGAACCGTTTTGGCCGGATCATCAACATCGCCTCCGCGCACGGCCTGGTCGGCTCGCCGTTCAAGGCGGCCTATGTCGCCGCCAAGCACGGCATCGTCGGCCTGACGAAAGTCACGGCGCTGGAGACCGCGGAGGAAGGCATCACCTGCAATGCGGTCTGTCCCGGCTACGTCTCCACGCCGCTGGTCGAAGCGCAGATCGACGGGCAGGCCAAGGCGCACGGCATTTCCCGCGATCAGGTGATCCGCGACGTGCTGCTCGCGCAGCAGCCGAACAAGCGCTTTGCCACGGTCGAGGAGCTGGGCGCGCTGACGGTGTTCCTGTCGACGGATGCTGCCGCTTCGATCACCGGGGTTGCGCTGCCGGTCGACGGCGGCTGGACCGCGCATTAA
- a CDS encoding cupin domain-containing protein translates to MSRSHALSRLIWPGLALAGALTLSAQPVAAGECPAGKIKPNAQQMVDYKPVGVTDVTLGAIDLGKQPAHIEGRELRFRKLTIEPGGIVPWHSHDDRPALIFVQQGEIVEYASNCVDPIVHKAGDIRSEVHGTSHWWKNLGNDTVILYVGDVRKDPNDHHM, encoded by the coding sequence ATGTCCAGGAGCCATGCCCTGTCGCGTCTGATCTGGCCGGGCCTTGCCCTCGCCGGTGCGCTCACGCTCTCGGCACAGCCGGTCGCCGCCGGCGAATGCCCGGCCGGCAAGATCAAGCCCAACGCCCAGCAGATGGTCGACTATAAGCCGGTCGGCGTTACCGACGTCACGCTCGGTGCGATCGACCTCGGCAAGCAGCCCGCACATATCGAGGGGCGCGAGCTACGCTTCCGCAAGCTGACCATCGAGCCCGGCGGTATCGTGCCCTGGCACAGCCACGACGACCGTCCCGCCTTGATCTTCGTGCAGCAGGGCGAGATCGTCGAATACGCCTCCAACTGCGTCGATCCGATCGTGCACAAGGCGGGCGACATCCGCTCCGAGGTCCATGGCACCTCGCATTGGTGGAAGAACCTCGGCAATGACACCGTCATTCTCTATGTCGGCGACGTCCGCAAGGATCCCAACGACCACCACATGTAA
- a CDS encoding MFS transporter: MSDLSAPTTGAATTMGAHSQGLALRSLVIGLTAFLTVVDLFATQAILPALTRHYGVTPAAMGFAVNASTFGMAAASLVVGFFSPHINRRFGILLSLALLAIPTSLLASAPNLTVFTALRVAQGLCMASAFALTLAYLGEQCSAMDAGGAFAAYITGNVASNLVGRLISAAVADGLGLAWNFYLFAALNLTGAVLVYFTIRRAQPMQAMMPAASPLAVAIAHWRNPRLRAAFGIGFCILFAFIGTFTFVNFVLVRPPLSLGMMDVGLVYFVFLPSVITTLLAGRVASRLGTRPTIWGALAIAGLGLPLMLMPHLSEVLSGMVLVGVGTFFAQAAATGFVGQAAADNRGIASGTYLACYFCGGLVGTAVLGRLFDAFGWHACVLGVGVALAAAAMLTFALRR, from the coding sequence ATGAGCGATCTTTCTGCGCCGACAACAGGGGCCGCGACGACGATGGGGGCGCATTCCCAAGGCCTGGCGCTGCGCTCACTCGTGATCGGGCTCACCGCATTCCTGACCGTCGTCGATCTCTTCGCGACGCAGGCGATCCTGCCCGCGCTGACGCGGCACTACGGCGTCACGCCGGCGGCGATGGGCTTTGCCGTCAACGCCAGCACCTTCGGGATGGCCGCAGCCAGCCTCGTCGTCGGCTTTTTCAGCCCGCACATCAACCGGCGCTTCGGCATCCTGCTCAGCCTGGCGCTACTGGCGATTCCGACCAGCCTGCTCGCCTCGGCGCCAAATCTCACCGTCTTCACGGCCTTGCGGGTCGCGCAGGGCCTGTGCATGGCGTCCGCCTTCGCGCTCACCCTCGCCTATCTCGGCGAGCAGTGCAGCGCCATGGATGCAGGCGGCGCCTTTGCCGCCTACATCACCGGCAATGTCGCAAGCAACCTCGTGGGACGGCTGATCTCCGCTGCCGTGGCCGACGGACTCGGCCTCGCCTGGAATTTCTATCTGTTCGCGGCGCTCAATCTGACCGGTGCGGTGCTGGTCTATTTCACGATCCGACGCGCGCAGCCGATGCAGGCGATGATGCCGGCCGCATCGCCGCTTGCCGTCGCGATCGCGCATTGGCGCAATCCGCGGCTGCGCGCCGCCTTCGGCATCGGCTTTTGCATCCTGTTCGCCTTCATCGGCACCTTCACCTTCGTCAATTTCGTTCTGGTCCGGCCGCCGCTGTCGCTCGGCATGATGGATGTGGGCCTCGTCTATTTCGTCTTTCTGCCGTCGGTCATCACGACGCTTCTGGCCGGCCGGGTGGCATCGCGGCTTGGAACGCGTCCGACGATTTGGGGCGCGCTCGCAATTGCGGGGCTTGGCCTGCCCTTGATGCTGATGCCGCATCTGAGCGAAGTCCTCTCCGGCATGGTTCTCGTCGGCGTCGGCACATTCTTCGCGCAGGCCGCTGCGACGGGCTTCGTCGGACAGGCGGCTGCCGACAACCGCGGCATCGCCAGCGGGACCTATCTTGCGTGCTATTTCTGCGGAGGGCTGGTCGGCACGGCCGTGCTCGGGCGCCTGTTCGACGCATTCGGATGGCACGCGTGCGTACTCGGCGTGGGCGTGGCCCTTGCGGCTGCAGCCATGCTCACCTTCGCCCTGAGGCGCTAG
- the ccoP gene encoding cytochrome-c oxidase, cbb3-type subunit III, which translates to MTDHHSDIDSVSGKSTTGHEWDGIKELNTPLPRWWVITFYLTIVWAIAYWIVYPAWPLIASNTTGMFGYSSRADVAVELANLEKIRGGKMVALGAASLADIEKDPALLALARAKGKTVFGDNCAPCHGSGGAGAKGYPNLNDDDWLWGGTLDQIMQTIQFGARSGHAKTHEGQMLAFGKDGVLKGDEIVTVANYVRSLSGLSTRNGFDAAKGEKIFAENCVACHGDGGKGNQEMGAPNLTDKIWLYGSDEASLVETISQGRAGVMPAWEGRLDPATIKAMAVYVHSLGGGK; encoded by the coding sequence ATGACCGACCATCATAGCGACATCGATTCCGTCTCCGGCAAGTCCACGACCGGGCACGAGTGGGACGGCATCAAGGAGCTCAACACACCGCTGCCACGCTGGTGGGTGATCACCTTCTATCTCACCATCGTCTGGGCGATCGCCTACTGGATCGTCTATCCGGCCTGGCCGCTGATCGCCAGCAACACCACGGGCATGTTCGGCTACTCCTCGCGCGCCGACGTTGCCGTCGAACTCGCCAACCTCGAGAAGATCCGAGGTGGCAAGATGGTGGCGCTGGGCGCGGCCTCGCTCGCCGATATCGAGAAGGACCCGGCCTTGCTGGCGCTCGCCCGCGCCAAGGGCAAGACCGTGTTCGGCGACAATTGCGCGCCGTGCCACGGCTCCGGCGGTGCCGGCGCCAAGGGTTATCCGAACCTGAACGACGACGACTGGCTGTGGGGCGGCACGCTCGACCAGATCATGCAGACCATCCAGTTCGGCGCGCGCTCCGGTCATGCCAAGACGCATGAGGGCCAGATGCTCGCCTTCGGCAAGGACGGCGTGCTGAAGGGCGACGAGATCGTCACGGTCGCCAATTACGTGCGGTCGCTGTCGGGCCTGTCGACCCGCAACGGCTTCGATGCCGCCAAGGGCGAGAAGATCTTTGCGGAGAATTGCGTCGCCTGCCACGGCGACGGCGGCAAGGGCAACCAGGAGATGGGCGCGCCGAACCTGACCGACAAGATCTGGCTCTACGGCTCCGACGAGGCGAGCCTGGTCGAGACCATCAGCCAGGGCCGCGCCGGCGTGATGCCGGCCTGGGAAGGGCGGCTCGATCCCGCCACCATCAAGGCGATGGCCGTCTACGTCCACTCGCTGGGCGGCGGAAAATAG
- a CDS encoding peroxiredoxin-like family protein, translating to MTALSPADAEQLRLAFQRCRDMDGTLNEQLRAYADASRAVFPAYGEAVDRLVARLGGNGGGESAPRPGDAMPPFMLPDEAGRLVTLPSLLERGPLAVMFFRGHWCPYCRLNVRAVVQALDRIKAMGAQVVAVMPETQEYTGLLKAESGAPFPILTDLDNGYALSLNLAIWLGAEIQSLLSYQDMARFHGNDGWVLPIPAVFVVGRDGIVTARFVDPDFRKRMEIDDLLAALESAGREN from the coding sequence ATGACAGCCCTCTCGCCCGCCGACGCCGAACAGCTCAGGCTTGCCTTCCAGCGCTGCCGTGACATGGACGGCACGCTGAACGAACAGCTCCGCGCCTATGCCGACGCCAGCCGTGCGGTCTTTCCGGCCTACGGTGAGGCCGTCGATCGCCTTGTGGCGAGATTGGGCGGCAACGGCGGTGGCGAGTCCGCGCCGCGCCCGGGCGATGCGATGCCGCCATTCATGCTACCGGACGAGGCCGGACGTCTCGTCACGCTGCCGTCGCTGCTGGAGCGTGGTCCGCTCGCCGTGATGTTCTTCCGCGGCCATTGGTGTCCCTATTGCCGGCTGAACGTCCGCGCCGTGGTCCAGGCGCTCGATCGCATCAAGGCCATGGGGGCACAGGTCGTCGCGGTGATGCCGGAGACGCAGGAATATACCGGGCTACTCAAGGCCGAGTCCGGCGCGCCGTTTCCGATCTTGACTGACCTCGACAACGGCTATGCGCTTTCGCTCAATCTTGCGATCTGGCTCGGCGCCGAGATCCAGAGCCTGTTGTCCTATCAGGACATGGCGAGATTCCACGGCAATGACGGCTGGGTGCTGCCGATCCCGGCCGTATTCGTGGTCGGTCGCGACGGCATCGTGACAGCTCGCTTCGTCGATCCCGATTTCCGCAAGCGCATGGAGATCGATGATCTGCTCGCGGCGCTGGAGAGTGCGGGCAGAGAGAACTGA
- a CDS encoding FixH family protein → MSSKPLTGTKVFVMLVAFFGLVIGVNVTMMKLAIATLPGTDVDSPYAAGLTYEHEISAAHDQAARKWKVNAHIERRNDGGAMVQVEARDANGQPISGLKFDGRLERPTDKRADLAVAFTETGIGIYRGDAAAVAPGQWNLVIEGEARGERVFLSRNRVILN, encoded by the coding sequence ATGTCGTCAAAGCCACTGACCGGAACCAAGGTGTTCGTGATGCTGGTCGCCTTCTTCGGCCTCGTGATCGGCGTCAACGTCACGATGATGAAGCTTGCAATCGCGACGCTGCCCGGGACTGACGTCGACAGTCCCTATGCTGCGGGCCTGACCTACGAACACGAGATCTCGGCGGCACACGACCAGGCCGCGCGCAAATGGAAGGTCAACGCCCACATCGAACGCCGCAACGACGGGGGCGCCATGGTCCAGGTCGAAGCGCGCGACGCCAACGGGCAGCCGATCTCGGGGCTGAAGTTCGACGGACGCCTGGAGCGGCCGACCGACAAGCGAGCCGATCTCGCGGTCGCGTTCACCGAAACCGGAATTGGGATCTATCGTGGCGACGCCGCAGCGGTCGCGCCCGGCCAATGGAATCTCGTGATCGAGGGCGAGGCGCGTGGCGAGCGCGTGTTCCTGTCGCGTAACCGCGTGATCCTGAACTGA
- a CDS encoding CcoQ/FixQ family Cbb3-type cytochrome c oxidase assembly chaperone: MKAILTLDNLASGLVTTIWTPVFVAIFLAIIAYAFWPRNKAAFDEAAHLPLREE, translated from the coding sequence ATGAAAGCCATCCTGACACTCGACAATCTCGCGTCCGGTCTCGTGACCACGATCTGGACGCCGGTGTTCGTCGCGATCTTTCTCGCGATCATCGCCTACGCATTTTGGCCCCGTAACAAGGCTGCCTTCGACGAAGCAGCGCACCTGCCGTTGCGGGAGGAGTGA
- a CDS encoding LysR family transcriptional regulator has translation MEMHQVRYFLAVAQLLNFTRAAEECNVTQPSLTRAIKQLEAELGGDLFRRERPAAQLTELGQRMHPLLKQCFDAAAGARSLASSFKSGEVGALRIALTHSIDLALLIPHLNEIRRQFNRLELRFLRGTSREVGDFLKKGEAELGIAAEIDEAWDRLDAWPLFTESFDLVVGDGHRLAGRSTIELEDLRSEQLLNRTYCEHGRRISVSLREHGIEHGHEISSERDLIELVEADIGVAMVPHTSPLPQTLTRAAVAGLDARRTVSLYGVAGRQRTAVANAVMRMLRGADWREIAG, from the coding sequence ATGGAAATGCACCAGGTCCGCTATTTCCTCGCGGTGGCGCAGCTGCTCAATTTCACGCGCGCGGCCGAGGAGTGCAACGTCACACAGCCCTCGCTGACGCGCGCGATCAAGCAGCTCGAGGCCGAGCTTGGCGGCGACCTGTTTCGCCGCGAGCGGCCGGCGGCGCAACTCACCGAGCTCGGCCAGCGCATGCATCCGCTCCTGAAGCAGTGTTTCGACGCCGCCGCCGGCGCGCGCTCGCTCGCCTCCTCGTTCAAAAGCGGTGAGGTCGGCGCGCTCCGCATCGCGCTGACGCATTCGATCGATCTCGCACTGCTCATTCCCCATCTCAACGAGATCAGGCGGCAGTTCAACCGGCTCGAATTGCGCTTCCTGCGCGGGACCAGCCGCGAGGTCGGCGATTTCCTCAAGAAGGGCGAAGCCGAGCTCGGCATCGCCGCCGAGATCGACGAGGCCTGGGACCGGCTCGACGCCTGGCCACTGTTCACCGAGAGCTTCGATCTTGTCGTTGGCGACGGACACCGGCTGGCCGGCCGCAGCACGATCGAACTGGAGGATTTGCGCTCGGAGCAATTGCTGAACCGGACTTATTGCGAGCACGGGCGCCGCATCTCCGTAAGCCTGCGCGAGCACGGCATCGAGCATGGCCACGAGATCTCGAGCGAGCGCGACCTGATCGAGTTGGTCGAAGCCGACATCGGCGTTGCCATGGTGCCGCATACCTCGCCCCTGCCGCAGACATTGACGCGCGCCGCCGTCGCCGGGCTGGACGCCCGCCGCACCGTCAGCCTTTATGGGGTGGCCGGCCGCCAGCGCACTGCGGTGGCCAACGCCGTGATGCGCATGCTGCGCGGCGCCGACTGGCGCGAGATTGCGGGGTAG
- the ccoG gene encoding cytochrome c oxidase accessory protein CcoG codes for MNKTVNPKDLTSDGDGPLYAAHKKVYPQSVSGTFRRIKWGLMAICLGVYYFLPFVRWNRGLGAPSQAVLIDLPNSRFYFFFIELWPQEVYYFTGLLIVAAVALFLMNSVGGRIWCGYLCPQTVWTDVFYAVERLIEGDRRERMKKDKSSDPMKLERISEIVLKHSIWLLIAWWTGGAWVLYFNDAPTLVKELVTFQAPMIAYIWIGILTATTYVLAGFMREQVCTYMCPWPRIQAALTDEWALNVTYRYDRGEKRTSVKKAAELRALGQQVGDCVDCYQCVAVCPTGIDIRNGPQLECIQCGLCIDACDNVMTKIGRPKRLIGYDNDINIQRRQDGKAPVYKIVRARTVVYSAIIAAVGGFMIYTLATRSLLDVNVLHDRNPVAVKLSDGSIRNAYTVRLLNKSGYDRVIAIDAEGPVNLTMHVVGADSVTPDRPMIVIPRDSTSELRLLVTAPAENNPDKSIPVRFHVMDIGLGVAATATDNFVAP; via the coding sequence ATGAACAAGACCGTGAACCCCAAAGACCTCACGTCGGATGGCGACGGACCGCTCTACGCTGCCCACAAGAAAGTCTATCCCCAGAGCGTCTCCGGCACATTCCGACGGATCAAATGGGGCCTGATGGCGATCTGCCTCGGGGTTTACTACTTCCTCCCCTTCGTGCGCTGGAACCGCGGCCTTGGCGCCCCCAGCCAGGCGGTGCTGATCGATCTACCCAACAGCCGCTTCTATTTCTTCTTCATCGAGCTGTGGCCACAGGAGGTCTACTACTTTACCGGCCTGTTGATCGTGGCGGCTGTGGCGCTGTTCCTGATGAACTCGGTCGGCGGCCGCATCTGGTGTGGTTATCTCTGTCCGCAGACGGTGTGGACCGACGTGTTCTACGCCGTCGAGCGTCTGATCGAGGGTGACCGGCGCGAGCGGATGAAGAAGGACAAGTCGTCCGACCCGATGAAGCTCGAGCGCATCTCCGAGATCGTGCTCAAGCATTCGATCTGGCTGCTGATCGCGTGGTGGACCGGCGGCGCCTGGGTGCTCTATTTCAACGATGCGCCGACGCTGGTGAAGGAGCTCGTCACCTTCCAGGCGCCCATGATCGCCTATATCTGGATCGGCATCCTCACCGCGACGACCTACGTGCTCGCCGGCTTCATGCGCGAGCAGGTCTGCACCTATATGTGCCCGTGGCCGCGCATCCAGGCGGCCCTGACCGACGAATGGGCGCTGAACGTCACCTATCGCTACGACCGCGGCGAGAAGCGCACCTCGGTCAAGAAGGCGGCCGAGTTGCGAGCGCTCGGTCAGCAGGTCGGCGACTGCGTCGACTGCTATCAATGCGTCGCGGTCTGCCCGACCGGCATCGACATCCGCAACGGGCCACAACTCGAATGCATCCAGTGCGGGCTCTGCATCGACGCCTGCGACAACGTCATGACCAAGATCGGTCGGCCGAAGCGGCTGATCGGCTACGACAACGACATCAACATCCAGCGCCGCCAGGACGGCAAGGCGCCAGTCTACAAGATCGTGCGCGCTCGAACCGTTGTCTACAGCGCGATCATCGCAGCCGTCGGCGGTTTCATGATCTACACGCTCGCGACCCGGAGCCTGCTCGACGTCAACGTGCTGCACGACCGCAATCCGGTCGCGGTCAAGCTCAGCGACGGTTCGATCCGCAACGCCTACACGGTGCGGCTGCTAAACAAGAGCGGCTACGACCGCGTCATCGCCATCGACGCGGAGGGGCCGGTCAATCTCACGATGCACGTCGTCGGGGCCGATTCGGTGACGCCAGACCGGCCGATGATCGTGATCCCGCGCGACTCCACCAGCGAACTCCGGCTGCTCGTCACCGCGCCCGCCGAGAACAATCCGGACAAATCAATTCCCGTCCGCTTCCACGTCATGGACATCGGACTGGGTGTCGCCGCGACCGCCACCGACAATTTCGTCGCGCCGTAA